The sequence TGTgagtaatttcaattttatgaaaagaataaaatattatttttatttttctttataaaaactataaataattaatctcgattaaaattaatcttatttcCCTCCATTATCCTGAGTGTTAAACTACCAGGCTCGTATTAGCAGCCATGAacactattattttcttaagaaaaggaaaataaataatgaatggCTATTCATTCACTTCTACTACAGAGCCCCATAAACTGATTGAACTTTTCCACAACTTGTAAAAGACCAAACTGCCCTCATCCCTCACAATCCCTCCGATCTTTCCCTCTCTGCAACTGAGCGCGAAAGCCCTAGAATTcaagttttctttcaaatgACCATATTTAGCTCAATTAACCTCAATTGAAGATGGCAagaaacaacaacaacaactatAATGAAGAGCCAAACACAGCTCCGGACCCAGATCGCTGGTACAACATAACTTTAGGCCCTTCCTTCAAAGACCACCATAACCACCACCCTTCTCCAAAGTTCTGCACTTTACGTTGTGAGTACTTTTAATCATCAATGCCCATttcaattctttaaattttgcaCTTTCTTTTGCTCAACTTGATatagtataatataatttcacTACATACAGTTATAAAGCATCAACCTTTACAAGCATTGGCTTAATACTAAtctaagagaaaaaagaagtatCCAACTTTACGAGCATCGATTAAGATATGTTTCTTTTTGCTGCTGTTGCTGAGATATTTTGGtttcttattgttttataGATGAGTTTAAACCAGCTTCAATTGATAAGAATCAACCAGGAACACTACACAAGGGTAAAAATAACAAGGTCAAAGTAGAGTATCACAACAACCAATATGGGAAACCTAAAGTAACTTTTGATGGTGTAAGTGAGGATTATAAGGAAAATGATGCTGTTTTGTTCTTTGATGGCGAGAATTTTCGCTTGGAGCGGTTGCATCGTGCTGTCAAGCGGTTGAGGCATGTTCGGCTTCCTGGTGAatctgctgctgctgctgctgccaCGGCAGCTCCAGCTACATTTGTTGCACCAGCTGTTGAAACATATTTGTCTTCCCCTATTAGTAAATTAACAAATCAACAGTCTTTCAACAAAGACGTCACTCATCAAATACTAGTAAGTgtactttgatttttttctgtttttgccATTTGTTCCATTTTATGTTGCTCGCAAGAATGCaaatttagagagagaaagatttTTGGTACAGAATTTAAGTTATGATTTTCTCTTAAcaatctttatatttaatttcataactTTCTGAAAGTTCAGAAGTTACCGACTTAAGCTGGTCAGCACTTCTTGGCGGTTAAGTTGTCCTTGCTCTTAGCACATCTTATGCCCTTGCACTACCACATATGGCTTAGTTTTCAGTGCGATATTATTTAGCTGCCCAAATGTTGCTACAATGCCCAGCGTTGTTCTCCTACCATTCCCATGTTGCACAAAATTACTACAATATTCTCCTAGATTCTTGCAATAGCACTATTCCACTTATTTTGTGCATATAtgaaatatttctttcttagGCTTcatttggtaaattttttttcctttgcaTTTCCTTATTGTGAAATACAATAACAAAGatgaagtaaaagaaaaggtggTTTTTACTGAATGAAGcctcattttattattaaagttGAATGAGGTCTTCAGCAGGGTTGGATAAATTGCACTAGTTCTGGACAAATCTGCTTACTCTTTACTAAGATTCTCGAGCTGAACTCAAATGTCAAAGTTACTATTATCTCTGGCTAGTGAAACATGTGTTTGTATGATATTAGGATGGATAATGTTATTGTGAACTACAGTGTTCTTTGATATAACTGGTTACATTTTCAACATGTTTTGCTTTCAATGAAACTCTGCAGGCTCAGGTCGAACAGGCTGGCATTGGTGACTCAGAGAGCTCAggtatttgtttgttttggtAATAACTGCTAGTGGAGTTACATTAACAGCTATTATGATTTACTGGTTGATATAAATATAGGCTGAGAACCTTTGAATTTCAACTTGCTTTATTCACTGATTGAAGTTGATGAGAAATGATTTTTAAGAAGTCTTTTTCC comes from Ricinus communis isolate WT05 ecotype wild-type chromosome 5, ASM1957865v1, whole genome shotgun sequence and encodes:
- the LOC8268627 gene encoding suppressor protein SRP40, giving the protein MARNNNNNYNEEPNTAPDPDRWYNITLGPSFKDHHNHHPSPKFCTLRYEFKPASIDKNQPGTLHKGKNNKVKVEYHNNQYGKPKVTFDGVSEDYKENDAVLFFDGENFRLERLHRAVKRLRHVRLPGESAAAAAATAAPATFVAPAVETYLSSPISKLTNQQSFNKDVTHQILAQVEQAGIGDSESSGAELKEVKILEILSSPPNPSAIIPDVKDSESEGDLDIVNDHDDDLNKRANVSVKGSRTGLDIDINLPHQADTDDEIADVDISDDEVDKGPNAAEALRAQVNAEGRKEHASSSSTSSGSDSSGSSSGSGSGSESGSGSRSDSESSDSDSISI